A stretch of Bradyrhizobium sp. CCBAU 53338 DNA encodes these proteins:
- a CDS encoding IS5 family transposase, translating to MTMAVKQTGQPSFVDALMPKGAGANASLDRLAGLVKWYRFEKLIGHLRDEKGPGQPGYAVLVLFRALLLQSLYGLSDRELEEALSDRLSFKRFVGLSLEDATPDHTVLNRFRNQLIEQGLLEKLFGELDRQLENAGVILKRGTMLDATLIQAVSAPPKEDRPSNDPDARFTKRQGKGGSTFGYKAHMGVDEGSGLIRSVLTTPANINDTTPADELIRGDEAVVWADAAYDTHARRARLKAEGKKPRIARRPNRHHPELPPRLKRYNRLIARRRATVETTFATLKRRMRLTCIRYVGLAKARGQVLLASIAFNMRRWATIAA from the coding sequence ATGACGATGGCGGTGAAGCAGACGGGACAGCCGAGCTTTGTAGATGCGCTGATGCCGAAGGGAGCCGGCGCCAATGCGTCGCTGGATCGGCTGGCCGGCCTGGTCAAGTGGTACCGGTTCGAGAAGCTGATCGGCCATTTGCGGGACGAGAAGGGACCCGGTCAGCCGGGGTACGCGGTGTTGGTGCTGTTTCGGGCGCTGCTGTTGCAGTCGCTCTATGGTCTTTCGGACCGCGAGCTTGAGGAAGCGCTGAGCGACCGGCTGTCGTTCAAGCGCTTCGTTGGTCTGAGCCTCGAGGATGCGACGCCCGACCATACGGTTCTGAACCGTTTCCGGAATCAACTCATCGAACAAGGCCTGCTGGAGAAGTTGTTTGGCGAGCTGGACCGCCAGCTTGAGAATGCTGGTGTCATCCTCAAGCGCGGCACGATGCTCGACGCGACCCTGATCCAGGCCGTCTCAGCTCCTCCCAAGGAGGATCGTCCATCAAACGACCCAGACGCCCGGTTCACCAAGCGACAGGGCAAGGGTGGTTCGACCTTCGGCTACAAGGCTCACATGGGTGTCGACGAGGGATCCGGTCTGATCCGCTCAGTCCTGACCACGCCCGCCAATATCAACGATACAACGCCAGCCGACGAACTGATCCGCGGCGACGAAGCCGTGGTATGGGCCGATGCGGCCTACGACACCCACGCCCGGCGGGCGCGGCTGAAAGCGGAAGGCAAGAAGCCCCGCATCGCCCGCCGTCCCAACAGGCATCACCCGGAACTGCCGCCGAGGCTCAAACGCTACAACCGTCTCATCGCACGACGACGGGCAACGGTGGAGACAACCTTTGCCACCCTCAAACGTCGGATGCGGCTCACCTGCATCCGATACGTCGGTCTCGCCAAGGCACGCGGACAAGTCCTGCTTGCCTCCATCGCGTTCAATATGAGGCGGTGGGCCACGATCGCCGCCTGA
- a CDS encoding PilZ domain-containing protein produces MPQHPRKFARVKPAGLVSRQAKIITDPRAPVIPCTLIDYSPGGACVDLGGQVNIPDRFELLHVNTKKRCRIAWKRGTRVGVVF; encoded by the coding sequence GTGCCACAGCATCCGCGAAAGTTCGCCCGTGTGAAGCCGGCAGGCCTGGTGTCCCGCCAGGCCAAGATCATCACCGACCCGCGCGCGCCTGTGATCCCGTGCACGCTGATCGACTATTCGCCCGGCGGCGCCTGCGTCGATCTCGGCGGGCAGGTGAACATCCCCGATCGCTTCGAGCTGCTGCACGTCAACACCAAGAAGCGCTGCCGCATCGCGTGGAAGCGCGGCACGCGGGTGGGCGTGGTGTTTTAG
- a CDS encoding DUF2235 domain-containing protein, whose translation MEHSAKPDPKNLVICCDGTGNEISENISNVLKLYRCLRKTDRTEPRQMVFYDPGVGTVTKPSTWHRIKADVNLVLGLATGYGLDDNVLSAYCFLVEHYAPGDKIYLFGFSRGAYTVRVLAGLIHKIGLISPEQTNLAGSGLVAYKQYSGTGRGNDISDLRDVDVDDQGPLPQGTFDLAAQFARITSTRWPTIHFIGVWDTVASVIVPRADRLFLPSLEELAFTLRNPSVAIFRQAIAIDERRCMFRLKVYEEPQEYWSNRYVPDEKKVPQDIMQVWFAGVHSDVGGGYPEAESGESKYPLIWMIEEAAKAGLNFNPRTVNQLAWGIQRKNSPFQYVPPAYTGKSGRLHDSMSAAWRVLEFIPKSAKYKEWPERKVVLGFYIPDCEPRVIPDGAHVHESVLKRMAVEPDYHPVNMPKEFVTVPMPVAPGVDPASPLPLAGAADALEERGG comes from the coding sequence ATGGAGCACTCAGCAAAACCCGACCCGAAAAACCTCGTCATCTGCTGCGACGGCACCGGCAACGAGATCTCGGAGAACATCTCCAACGTCCTGAAGCTCTATCGCTGCCTGCGCAAGACCGACAGGACGGAGCCGCGGCAGATGGTGTTTTACGATCCGGGCGTCGGCACGGTGACGAAGCCGTCGACGTGGCACCGGATCAAGGCCGACGTCAACCTGGTGCTGGGGCTCGCCACCGGCTACGGGCTCGATGACAACGTGCTCTCGGCCTATTGCTTCCTGGTCGAGCATTACGCGCCCGGCGACAAGATCTATCTGTTCGGGTTTTCGCGCGGCGCCTACACCGTGCGGGTGCTGGCGGGGCTGATTCACAAGATCGGGCTGATCTCGCCGGAGCAGACCAACCTCGCGGGCTCGGGCCTCGTCGCCTACAAGCAATATTCCGGCACCGGGCGCGGCAACGATATCTCCGACCTCAGGGATGTCGATGTCGACGACCAGGGGCCGCTGCCGCAGGGCACGTTCGACCTCGCCGCGCAATTCGCGCGCATCACCTCGACGCGCTGGCCGACCATCCACTTCATCGGCGTGTGGGACACGGTGGCGAGCGTGATCGTGCCGCGCGCCGACCGCCTGTTCTTGCCAAGCCTGGAGGAGCTCGCCTTCACGCTGCGCAACCCCAGCGTCGCCATCTTCCGCCAGGCGATCGCGATCGACGAGCGGCGCTGCATGTTCCGTTTGAAAGTGTACGAGGAGCCGCAGGAGTACTGGAGCAACCGCTACGTGCCGGACGAGAAGAAGGTGCCGCAGGACATCATGCAGGTGTGGTTCGCCGGCGTGCACAGCGACGTCGGCGGCGGCTATCCGGAGGCGGAGAGCGGGGAATCGAAATATCCGCTGATCTGGATGATCGAGGAGGCCGCGAAGGCCGGGCTGAACTTCAACCCGCGCACCGTGAACCAACTCGCCTGGGGCATCCAGCGCAAGAACTCGCCGTTCCAGTACGTCCCGCCCGCCTACACCGGCAAGTCGGGGCGCTTGCACGATTCGATGAGCGCGGCCTGGCGCGTGCTGGAATTCATTCCGAAGAGCGCAAAGTACAAGGAATGGCCTGAGCGGAAGGTGGTGCTGGGGTTCTACATTCCCGATTGCGAGCCGCGCGTCATCCCCGACGGCGCGCATGTGCATGAGAGCGTGCTGAAGCGCATGGCGGTGGAGCCGGACTATCATCCGGTGAACATGCCGAAGGAGTTCGTGACGGTGCCGATGCCGGTGGCACCGGGGGTAGATCCGGCTTCGCCTCTCCCGCTTGCGGGAGCGGCCGACGCGCTCGAAGAGCGCGGCGGGTGA
- a CDS encoding ComF family protein has translation MAINLDGNWKSGKAYDLHTVSSTHLGTDEFGHDRFDNARSEMGELVYQLKYKGDQSKVQQIVTLLDDIKGIEGFDFIIPIPPTKKNRAVQPVELIAQALGARRNVAVAAGALTNSGNEELKGITDPIARKELLDEALKLDAPQGRFKGKKVLLVDDLYRSGSTLAEREISRIFFIVSYD, from the coding sequence ATGGCCATCAATCTGGACGGCAATTGGAAGTCGGGCAAGGCCTACGATCTGCATACCGTATCGAGCACCCACCTCGGGACCGATGAGTTCGGTCACGATCGATTCGACAATGCCCGCAGCGAGATGGGTGAGCTCGTCTATCAGCTCAAGTACAAGGGCGATCAGTCCAAGGTTCAGCAGATCGTCACCTTGCTCGACGATATCAAGGGGATTGAAGGGTTTGATTTCATCATTCCGATTCCACCGACAAAGAAGAACCGTGCCGTCCAACCGGTTGAGCTGATCGCGCAGGCGCTTGGCGCAAGGCGAAACGTCGCCGTGGCAGCAGGCGCGCTTACGAACAGCGGCAACGAAGAGCTCAAGGGCATTACCGACCCGATCGCCCGCAAGGAACTCCTCGATGAAGCCCTCAAACTGGACGCGCCCCAAGGCAGGTTCAAAGGCAAGAAAGTCTTGTTGGTCGACGATCTCTACCGTTCGGGTTCGACGCTAGCCGAGCGCGAAATATCTCGCATCTTCTTCATAGTTTCCTACGATTAG